In the Piscinibacter sp. XHJ-5 genome, one interval contains:
- a CDS encoding YqgE/AlgH family protein: MSSGGINLTNHFLIAMPGLAGDMFAGSVIYLCEHTDKGALGLVINKPIDIKLKNLFEKVELTLDRDDLAEEPVFFGGPVQTERGFVLHERLDGDGGHYNSSLQIPGGLEMTTSKDVLEALSHGAGPKKVLVTLGYSGWGAGQLEDEMKRNSWINVGAQPEIIFDTPVEQRYDRALSLLGIDPRMLSQEAGHA, translated from the coding sequence ATGTCCTCCGGCGGTATCAACCTCACCAACCACTTCCTGATCGCCATGCCGGGTCTGGCGGGCGACATGTTCGCCGGCAGCGTCATCTACCTGTGCGAGCACACCGACAAGGGTGCGCTGGGACTGGTGATCAACAAGCCGATCGACATCAAGCTGAAGAACCTGTTCGAGAAGGTGGAGCTCACGCTCGACCGCGACGACCTGGCCGAGGAGCCGGTGTTCTTCGGCGGCCCGGTGCAAACCGAGCGTGGCTTCGTGCTGCACGAAAGGCTGGACGGCGACGGCGGCCACTACAACTCGTCGCTGCAGATTCCAGGCGGCCTCGAGATGACCACCAGCAAGGATGTGCTGGAGGCGCTGTCGCACGGCGCGGGTCCGAAGAAGGTGCTGGTCACCCTCGGCTACAGCGGCTGGGGCGCCGGTCAGCTCGAAGACGAGATGAAGCGCAACAGCTGGATCAACGTCGGCGCGCAGCCGGAGATCATCTTCGACACGCCGGTCGAGCAGCGCTACGACAGGGCGCTGTCCCTGCTGGGCATCGACCCGCGCATGCTGAGCCAGGAGGCGGGACACGCATGA
- the ruvX gene encoding Holliday junction resolvase RuvX, translating to MSALPPMPSAHRTFLAFDFGTHRVGVASGNTVTRTAQPLRTIAATGAPRFDTIARLVAEWKPDALVVGVPFHPDGAAHDNTGRARRFARQLHGRFHLPVHEVDERYTTTEAQAAGAADADGAAAAIILEQFLRTLP from the coding sequence ATGAGCGCGTTGCCGCCCATGCCTTCCGCTCACCGCACCTTCCTCGCTTTCGATTTCGGCACGCACCGCGTGGGCGTGGCATCGGGCAACACCGTGACGCGCACCGCGCAGCCGCTGCGCACCATCGCTGCCACCGGTGCGCCGCGCTTCGACACCATCGCCCGGCTCGTGGCCGAGTGGAAACCCGATGCGCTGGTCGTCGGCGTGCCCTTTCACCCGGACGGCGCGGCACACGACAATACCGGGCGCGCGCGGCGCTTCGCGCGCCAGCTGCACGGCCGCTTCCACCTCCCCGTGCACGAGGTCGACGAGCGGTACACGACCACCGAGGCGCAAGCGGCGGGCGCGGCCGACGCCGATGGGGCGGCGGCGGCCATCATCCTCGAGCAATTCTTGAGAACCTTGCCATGA